Below is a window of Pseudarthrobacter equi DNA.
GACGCTCTTGAGTGGATTGCCTAACTCTGCCACCGCTCAAGGTCCGTTCGCATTTCATCGTCTGGCAGGGGCGGGGGAACCAATTTTGGCCTTCTTGTTTCGAAGGCCTTGGGGTTAAGTCACGAAAGCTTCCTTGGAAGCCGTGTGGCCGGGTGACTCCCATCCGAATCCGACAGCTCACCTCGCAGGCATTGGGAGAGGCTACCTTCGTGTCTTCACGCCATAATGCTGCGCGCCACCGTGCGCAAACGGTTCGTACCAACCCTTTGGGCGCCGTGTCCAAGGCTGTAAGTGCCAATGCCGGGACAGTGGGTCGCCAGGCTGCAGTAGTTGCAGCCGCTTCCGGCCTCGTCCTGGCTATGGGCCTGCCGGCCGTCGCGGACACCACCGCGGGCGTCTCGGCATCCACCGAGTCGGGTTCGGCCCAGACCGCCCTGGCTGTCACCGCGGCACCTACCGCCACTGTTTCCTTCGAGCGCCCGGTCATCAAGACCACTGCTGCTCCGAAGCCGGAGCCGGTACGCACCCAGTCCACTGCGTCAGCAGCACGGGATGCCGGCAACGCCGTCACCGCAGCCGCTGGCTCAACCGAAGCTGCTTCCGAGAAGCTCGCGGAAACAGTTTCCTCCGCTGCCACCTCGGGCATCGCGGCCATCGCGTAGACCGGCATTGGCCACCCGTACGTGTGGGGCGGCACCAGCCCCAACGGCTGGGACTGCTCCGGATTCACCCAGTGGGTCTACGCCCAGGCCGGCATCAGCATCCCGCGCGTCAATGCCTGGAACGCCATGAAGCCCACCTCCACCCCCCAGCCTGGCGATCTCGTCATGCAGAACGGCGGCGCACACGTTGGCATCTACGTCGGCAACGGCATGATGATCAGCGCGCTCAACCCGTCCCAGGGCACCCTTCTTCACGCGGTTGCCGCCACGGGAACCTCCTCGTTCTACACCATGAACTAGTTTCTGGGGCCCCAGGCCCCAGAAACTTTTTCTTTGCCCCCGCTTTTCGCTAAATCACACATCCCCGTTCGGGACGCGCCGACGTACCCCCAAGATGCCGGCGCGTCCAAAACCCCCGTGTTGCCTACAGGCCCGGGGATAACGAAAGAGAGAACTGATGACGACTCGTGCTACCGCACGGCATCGCGCCGAAGTCACCAAGACCAACTCAATCGCCATTATCGCCAAGGCTGTTGGCGGCAACGCCGGCGGCGTTGGGCGCCAGGCAGCGGTTATCGCCGCAGCCTCGGGCCTGGTCCTGACCAGCGGCATCGCCGCAAACGCAGCTGACACCAACGTCCAGCGCGACTCCGCTCCTGCATCCGCTTTTGAAGTTGGAACAGCTGTGGAAGCCCCGATCTCCGCGGCTTCCACCATCAACATCTCCTTCGAGAAGCCGGCCGTCAGTACCAGCCCGGCTCCGGTGGTTGAGGCAGAGCCCGAGGTTGAGGTCCAGGAAGCCGCTCCGGCTGCCCAGACACCCGCAACGCAGACCGCTGCAGCGCCGAAGGTCACCGCTACCGTCACGGCGCAGCCCGCATCTGCTCCCCAGGCATCTGCCAGCGGCAAGGGCGCAGCAATCCTGTCCGCAGCGTACGCCCAGCTCGGCGTCAACCAGGACTGCACCATGCTCGTCACCAACTCGCTGGCTGCCGTGGGCATCAACTTCCACGACTGGCCCGCTGGCTACCTCTCCCTGGGCCGCACCGTGAGCGCTGCCGAGGCCCAGCCCGGCGACCTGATCTACTACGCCGACGGCGGCGCCGGCATGGCCCACATCGCTGTTTACGCCGGCAACGGCCAGGCAGTGCACGGCGGCTACAACGGCAACCAGACCGTGGTCTTCAGCGCAAACGTCGGTTCCGGACCGGTCTTCATCCGCGTCAACTGATTCCCCCCGACAGGGCCGGTACGGCCGCCCTTCGGATAAAAGGACCCCTGCCCACGCGGCAGGGGTCCTTTGCCGTTAACGGGCGGTGCGCTCCGGACGCCCTTCCCTGACGATACTTGTGTGCCGTGATTAGCTGATCCTGCATTTCTTTGTTTACTCTTGTGGTGTCGATCCATAGCCCGGACATGCCGAGGGCAGCCGGCCCTCGTGCCCCTGACGGGTGCGGCCGTGAAGAGGTACGTGCATGCGCACTCTCGTTCTGAATGCTGGATATGAACCGCTGGCGGTTATTACTTTCCGCCGGGCGCTGGTGCTTGTGCTCACGGGCAAGGCAAGCGTGGTAGCGGAGGGCGATGATCCCGTGGTGGGTCCGCAGGAAATCCTGGGCCGCCCCTCCGTGATTCTCCTCAACCGTTACATCCGGCCCAGATACAACCATGCCACCGCCGTCAGCCGGCGCGGCGTCCTGAGGCGGGATGGGCACAAGTGTGCGTACTGCGGAAAAGCGGCGCACACGATCGACCATGTGCACCCCAAGTCCCGCGGAGGGGCGGACACCTGGGAGAACCTGGTGGCTGCCTGCCTGCGCTGCAACAACGTCAAAGGCGACCACACACCCGCCGAGATGGGCTGGAAGCTGCGGTTCGAGCCAGCGCCTCCGCACGGCACCATCTGGCAGATCAAGGAATTGGAAAAGCCCACGCCGGCGTGGGACCCGTTCCTCCTGCCGGAGCGGGCAGCCTGACCTTCGCTGACTGCCTGACGCGGGCCGACTAATTGACCTGGGCTGCCCGGTCGACCTGCGCTGACGGGCTGGTGGTCCTGGCGGTGTTGCCTGCGCTGGCCGCCGGGCCTGGGCTGTGGTGGCCGCCTCACCTATTGAGTGCCTGGACTGTCATGACGGCGCCCGGCACTGGCTACGCTTGAACCATGCAAGACGACGTGCCGGCCTTTGATGCCCTCATCCTGGCGGGAGGCCGGTCCTCGCGGCTGGGAGGAGTCCCGAAACAGGGACTGCTGTTTCGCGGAACCACCCTTCTGGAACGCGTCCTTGCGGCAGCTGAAGGAGCCCGGGCCACCGTAATTGTCGGTCCGGACCCCGGCCCGTTGCCCCCCGGAGTGCTCACGTGCCGCGAAGAGCCGGAGTTCGCCGGGCCCGCAGCGGCTATTGCCACCGGACTGGACGTCCTGGACCGGGCGGGGGCGAGTGCTCCGCACACCCTCGTCCTGGCCTGTGACATGCCATTGGTCTCCGGGGCTGTGCGTGCCCTTCTGGATGAGTTGTCCATGGGGCAGGGAGCGGGGACTTACATGGCCTGTACCGAGGATGAACACGGCGCAGGGAGGATGCAGCCGCTGGCCGGACTTTATAGCACAGGCATGCTAAAAAAGTCCGCCCGGGAATTGGCCTCGAACGGCCGGTTGGTCAACGGATCAGTCCGGTCACTCCTTGCTAGTCTGGACGTGCAGCTTGTCGCCGTTCCGGCCGCTTACACGGCAGATGTGGATACGTGGGACGATGCCGCCGCACTGGGGATTGCCGCCGGCAGCCCGGACGTGGAGGACGGGGCCGGGCGCGGCCGCAGTTAACTTGGGAGGCACGTGGTGAAGAGCCAGGACGAAACACTGGAGGAATGGTGCAGGTCGCTGCTCCAGGCCTACGAGCTTGAGGATGTCCAGGTGGACATCAATGCCATCCTTTCCCTTGCCGGCGTCGCGGCGCATTCCGTGGTCCGTCCCGCCGCCCCGCTGACCACCTTCATTGCCGGATTCGCCGCGGGCCTGGCCTCGAACTCCGGCAGTTCGACCGATGCCGTGGCCATGGAAAAGGCCCTTGCCGTCGCCCGCACACTGGCTGCCGACTATGACGCTGAAGCCCCCGGGGCCCCCGGCGAATGACAGAAGCACCCGGGCAGGAAGCAGCATCCCCCACAGGGCATAAACACAGCCATGGTCACAGGCATGAACACAGCCACGACCACAGCAACGGACACCCGCAAGGACAACTGCAGGAACAACCGCTGCGACAGAACGACGAAGGTCAGGCCGGAACCGGCCAGGAACAGGACGCGGGCCAGGGCCACCATCACCTGGCCCACACCTGGGCGGAAGCGCGCCAGGCCGCCTTTGACGCCGCAACGCCCATCCCGCCCGGACCCGTGCCGCTGGATCAGGCCCAGGCCCGCAGGCTGGAGCAGGACATCATTGCGCTCCAGGACATGCCGCACTACGCTTCCTCCGCCATGGACGGATGGGCAGTCAACGGGTCCGGGCCGTGGATCCCCGTCGAAGCCGGAGCCCGCCTGGCGCCGCACCAGGCCAGCCCCATCGTTACCGGCGGACTTATCCCGCCCGGCGGCAAGGGGATCCTGCGCAGCGAAAGCGCCGTCCTCGCCGAGGATGAGGACGGGCTCCCCGTCCTTGCCACGGGTGGCACCGCCCGCCCCGGTGAACCGCGCAACGGCCAGCACGTGCGCAAAGCAGGCGAGGAAGCACAGGAAGGGGACATCCTTGTTCCGGCGGGGGTGACCCTGAACCCGGCGCACCTGGCACTCGCCGCACTGGCCGGATATGACGAGCTGACGGTACAGGGCAAACCCCTGGTGCGCCTGCTGCTGACCGGGTCCGAGGTGGTGGTGCAAGGCCTGCCCGCCCCGGGGAAGGTCCGGGACACGTTCGGCCATCAGCTGCCGGCCGTCGTCGGCATGCTCGGTGGCATCCCGGGCGGACAGCAGCGCATCGGCGACTCCTACGGGGAGTGGCTCGCGGCCTTGGAGGACGTGGTCCCGGAGGGCCCCGGCGCAC
It encodes the following:
- a CDS encoding NlpC/P60 family protein, whose protein sequence is MTTRATARHRAEVTKTNSIAIIAKAVGGNAGGVGRQAAVIAAASGLVLTSGIAANAADTNVQRDSAPASAFEVGTAVEAPISAASTINISFEKPAVSTSPAPVVEAEPEVEVQEAAPAAQTPATQTAAAPKVTATVTAQPASAPQASASGKGAAILSAAYAQLGVNQDCTMLVTNSLAAVGINFHDWPAGYLSLGRTVSAAEAQPGDLIYYADGGAGMAHIAVYAGNGQAVHGGYNGNQTVVFSANVGSGPVFIRVN
- a CDS encoding HNH endonuclease; the encoded protein is MRTLVLNAGYEPLAVITFRRALVLVLTGKASVVAEGDDPVVGPQEILGRPSVILLNRYIRPRYNHATAVSRRGVLRRDGHKCAYCGKAAHTIDHVHPKSRGGADTWENLVAACLRCNNVKGDHTPAEMGWKLRFEPAPPHGTIWQIKELEKPTPAWDPFLLPERAA
- the mobA gene encoding molybdenum cofactor guanylyltransferase, whose product is MQDDVPAFDALILAGGRSSRLGGVPKQGLLFRGTTLLERVLAAAEGARATVIVGPDPGPLPPGVLTCREEPEFAGPAAAIATGLDVLDRAGASAPHTLVLACDMPLVSGAVRALLDELSMGQGAGTYMACTEDEHGAGRMQPLAGLYSTGMLKKSARELASNGRLVNGSVRSLLASLDVQLVAVPAAYTADVDTWDDAAALGIAAGSPDVEDGAGRGRS
- a CDS encoding DUF6457 domain-containing protein; this encodes MVKSQDETLEEWCRSLLQAYELEDVQVDINAILSLAGVAAHSVVRPAAPLTTFIAGFAAGLASNSGSSTDAVAMEKALAVARTLAADYDAEAPGAPGE
- a CDS encoding molybdopterin-binding protein produces the protein MTEAPGQEAASPTGHKHSHGHRHEHSHDHSNGHPQGQLQEQPLRQNDEGQAGTGQEQDAGQGHHHLAHTWAEARQAAFDAATPIPPGPVPLDQAQARRLEQDIIALQDMPHYASSAMDGWAVNGSGPWIPVEAGARLAPHQASPIVTGGLIPPGGKGILRSESAVLAEDEDGLPVLATGGTARPGEPRNGQHVRKAGEEAQEGDILVPAGVTLNPAHLALAALAGYDELTVQGKPLVRLLLTGSEVVVQGLPAPGKVRDTFGHQLPAVVGMLGGIPGGQQRIGDSYGEWLAALEDVVPEGPGAPGLPADVVITTGGTGRSGTDHLRRAVAELGGRLVVDGVAMRPGHPVVLAELPDGRFVLGLPGNPLAAMMALFTVGAPLLAALGHGTMPEVQEVASGTLIDPDPGRTRLKPFRLLYGMASPAQHTGPGMMRGLATADGVMVVPPHGVQLGEQVPAFALPWGPPIPAPAEPAKAKPRSSRTSRTAAKAGPAGPVDWSALLG